The segment CTGAGAGCTCGCAGTTGAGATGAGAGTTGAGGGTTGAGAGCCGGGGGATCGTTGGCGCGCATACGAGAACGTGGCGCATACCTCCGTAGGAGCCGCTTTGCGCCACGATCAGTTACCGTCAGAGCAACGATATCGCGGCCTAAAGCCGCTTCTACCGTCGCTTGGTCGCGCGCCGGCCTCAGCTCTCATCACTCAACCCTCAACTCTCAACTTCTCCGCCCCCACTCCGCCAGCTGCGCCCACGCGCGGGCGCGATGGCTGATTCGGTTCTTCACGTCCTCGCCGAGTTCCGCGTAGCTCCGGTCGAAACCGTCCGGCACGAAGATCGGATCGTAGCCGAACCCGGCACTGCCGCGCGGTTCGCGCAACAGCCGCCCTTGGCAGCGCCCCTCGAACACGTACTCCGCGCCCGCGCCATCCAGCACCAGCAGCAAACAAAAGAAGTACGCGCCACGCCGCTCGTCGGGCACATCCGCCAGCACACGGAGCAGTTTTTCATAGTTCGCGCGACCACTCGCCTCCGGACCGGCGTAGTACGCCGATTCGACGCCCGGCCC is part of the Opitutus terrae PB90-1 genome and harbors:
- a CDS encoding non-canonical purine NTP pyrophosphatase; the encoded protein is MKLHLASGNLHKAEEFAVLAAASARDDAPAIEIVSARAMGGMPEVVEDTGTFVGNARKKAAALRVRLPAGSWVLADDSGVCVDALHGGPGVESAYYAGPEASGRANYEKLLRVLADVPDERRGAYFFCLLLVLDGAGAEYVFEGRCQGRLLREPRGSAGFGYDPIFVPDGFDRSYAELGEDVKNRISHRARAWAQLAEWGRRS